The following proteins come from a genomic window of Anopheles ziemanni chromosome 3, idAnoZiCoDA_A2_x.2, whole genome shotgun sequence:
- the LOC131287197 gene encoding small glutamine-rich tetratricopeptide repeat-containing protein beta-like gives MTSSVDSTDAKFFVRSFIRFLSGQIEQPNFNEDSRESIEVAIQCLENVYELNDESAGEAESNVKKEKENDDPRNHIDLYEMYRNTFVVVTPERKQEAEGLKNDGNRLMKEEKYQEALNTYSKAINLDATNPVFYCNRAAAYSRLGDYSRAADDCRMALRHDPNYSKAWGRLGLAYSKMNQHQQAITAYQNAIRLEPDNQDYKNNLSVSQQHLVEPPRNAAASGGIPEGLDLGAVLNNPDLVRMAASMMGDPSIQNMLGQLGGMNNMDALLDTGRRLAQEMSSQNPDLFTNVLRQMEQAGVNLQRNNPPNPDGSGNPPQPPPPSSS, from the exons ATGACCAGCAGTGTGGATAGCACCGACGCCAAGTTCTTTGTGCGGTCGTTCATTCGCTTCTTGTCGGGCCAGATCGAGCAACCAAACTTCAACGAAGACTCCCGGGAAAGCATCGAGGTCGCCATACAGTGTTTGGAAAATGTGTACGAACTGAACGACGAATCGGCCGGCGAGGCCGAGAGCAacgtgaaaaaggaaaaagaaaacgatgacCCCCGGAATCACATCGATCTGTACGAGATGTACCGGAATACCTTCGTAGTGGTGACACCGGAGCGGAAGCAAGAGGCGGAAGGTCTGAAGAACGACGGTAATCGGTTGATGAAGGAAGAAAAGTACCAGGAGGCGTTGAATACGTACTCGAA GGCAATTAACCTAGACGCAACCAACCCTGTGTTTTATTGCAACCGAGCGGCCGCGTACAGTCGGCTCGGAGACTATAGCCGTGCCGCGGACGATTGTCGGATGGCTCTGCGCCACGATCCAAACTACAGCAAAGCCTGGGGCCGGCTTGGGCTGGCCTACTCGAAGATgaaccagcaccagcaggccATCACGGCTTACCAGAACGCGATCCGGCTCGAACCGGATAACCAAGACTATAAGAACAACTTGAGCGTTTCCCAGCAGCACTTGGTAGAACCCCCACGCAATGCCGCTGCTTCCGGGGGTATTCCGGAAGGATTGGATCTGGGTGCTGTACTAAACAATCCCGATTTGGTGCGAATGGCCGCCAGCATGATGGGCGATCCGTCTATACAGAACAT GCTTGGCCAACTAGGTGGCATGAACAACATGGACGCACTGTTGGATACGGGTCGACGTCTGGCTCAGGAGATGAGCAGCCAAAATCCAGACCTGTTCACCAACGTGTTGCGTCAGATGGAACAGGCCGGCGTTAATCTGCAGCGTAATAATCCACCAAACCCGGATGGCTCCGGAAACCCGCCGCAACCGCCACCGCCATCGTCCTCCTAA